One Arcobacter sp. FWKO B genomic window, ATGATAGATGTTGCGTATTTTGATGACAATCTAGCAAAACTCAATTCTTATGGTATAAGCAATGATGATATATTGCCAATTACTTATATCAACTCAAGTGCGGAAGTAAAAGCAAGAGTTGGAGAAATGGGTGGGATTGTTTGTACTAGTTCAAACGCATTTAAAATAATAGAACAAGGTTTAAAAAGTGGCAAAAAAATATTTTTTGTACCAGATCGCTGTCTAGGGCAAAATTTTGCTATAAAAATGGGGCTTAAATCGTGTGTTCTTGGTGATGGAACAGACCCAAAAGAGTGTGATATTATATGTTATGATGGTTTTTGTTCTGTTCATCAGCTTTTTACACCTGAGGATATAGATTTTTATCGTGCAAAATATCCTGATATTATAGTAGCAGTTCATCCTGAATGTGATATAAAAGTTGTTGCAAAAGCTGACTTTGTAGGAAGTACAAGCCAACTTATAAAGTTTATCAAAGAGCTACCAGAGGATCAAAAAGTAGTAGTAGGGACAGAATACAATATGGTAAATCGTCTAAGAGAGAAAAATACTTATATCTTAAGTAGCACCAAGCCAGAATGCCCAACTATGAATGAAACTACACTACAAGATTTGTATGATACGCTAAAGTCTATTGAAGATGGCAAGCCAACAAATGAGATTTTTGTAGATGAGAAAACAGTAAAGTATGCTAAAATCGCTTTAGAGCGAATGTTTGAAATAAGCTAAGGATTAAAAAGCATGATAAATATTAGAAAGTTTGTAAAACAAGCCATTGTTGAAGATAATGGTAGAGGGGATTTATTTTTTGATATTGCCCCAAAAGGGAGATTTACAGCCCGTGCTATTTGTAAAGATGAAGGCATCTTAGCTGGAGTTAAGTATGCTAGAATCTTGGCTAGAACTGAAAAATTTGATTGTAGGTTTTTAAAAAGAGATGGTGATGAGCTAAAAAAAGGTGATATTATTGCTGAACTTGAAGGTAAAGCTTCAATCCTTCTAAGTAGTGAAAGAACTTTTTTAAATATGCTTCAACACGCTAGTGGAATAGCTACAATGGCAAATAAATATGCCAAACTTATAGAAGATACTGGTGTAGCACTTCTTGATACAAGAAAAACAAGACCACAACTTCGTGATTTTGAAAAATATGCAAGTAGAGTTGGTGGTGCTATAAATCACAGACTTGGACTTGATGATTGTTTAATGCTTAAAGATACGCATTTAAAAACAATTCCAGATTTAAAAGAGTTTGTAAAGATTGCTCGAAAAAGAATATCTTGGGTAACAAAAATAGAAATAGAGTGTGAAACATTTGATCAAGTAAAGCTTGCAATGGACGCTGGAGCTGATATAGTAATGTGTGATAATATGAGTGTAGAAGAGATAAAAGCCGTAGTTTCTTTTAGAAATGAAAACTATCCGCATGTGCTCCTTGAAGCAAGTGGTAATATAAATTTAGATACAATTAGAGATTATGCAAGTAGTGGAGTAGATGCTATTAGTTCAGGCTCGATTATACATCAGGCGACTTGGTTAGATTTCTCCATGAAATTCGATTAAAATAAAAGCTACTTTTTGACTATTTCTGCGTTGGGTGGGTTTTTAAATTTTCGTCATTTACTATATGTAAACTCCTCAATTTAAAAACCCACCCGCCTTGAACTAGCCTAAAAATTAGCTTTTATTTTATGATTCACGATTCACGAACAAAAAAGGAACGATTTGACACAAGCTTTGGAGCTTATAAAGGCTTCTAAATATATTTTGATAGTTACACATATAAATCCAGATCCTGATACCATAACTTCTGCCCTAGCAATTTCAAACTTTTTAGCCGATGAAAGAATCAAACATACAGTATACAATCGAGATATTAAAAAGTTTCAATCATTAAAGTTTATTAATAGATTTGAAAAAATTACAGATATTTTTCCAAAATTTTATGATTTAATAATATCTGTAGATTGTGGTGATATGAAAAGGTTTGGATTTGTGCCAGATTCTAAAATTCCTATTATAAATATAGACCATCATGTCTCAAATGAGGATTTTGGTACGCTTAATCTTATAGAATCAAACAGGGCAAGTACAGCTGAACTTGTGTATGATTTTTTTGAACAAAACAATATAAAGATTACAAAAAATATTGCACAAGCATTATATGTTGGTATATATAGTGATACACAAGGTTTTTCTACATCAAGAACTAATAAGAGGACTTTTGATATTATTTCTCATTTAGTTGAGTGTGGTGTAAATGCTGGAGAAACAGCAGATTTATTTCTTAGAAAAGATTCTTTAGCAAAATATAGAGTTTTGCCAAAAGTACTTGATACTTTAACTCTTCATAAAGAGGGTAAAGTAGCTACAATTTATGTGCAAGAGGATACTTTAGCAAGATATGGTGCAACACTTAGAGAGTGTGAAGATGCATTAAATATGGTTTTAAATATAGCAATAGTAGATGTTGCAATGTTTTTTAGAGTGATTGGGTCAAAGACAAGAGTTTCTATTAGAAGTAAAAATGATGTCGATGTTTCAATCATAGCACATAAGTTTGGTGGTGGTGGACACAAGCTATCAGCTGGGTGTTCTATAAATACTTTAGATATACAAGAAGCAATACAAAAAGTTTTAGGGGAGATTAATGAGGAAAAAGAGCAATATAGGTAGTTATATTTTTGGTACAGTGTTTATAGTTATAATTGGTGCATTATTATATTTATTTAATTCATCTTCTTTTGAACAAAACAAACCGCAAGTTTCTATACAAAAAGATATTTATTGGAATTTAAGAGATAGTTTAAATTTTACAATAACAGATGATACAGGAATTAAATATTATAAAATCACATATATGGATGGGGAAAATGAAAAAGTTTTAGATACTAAAGTTCTTGAAACTCCTCAAACAAGTATAGATTTGAAAATAGAACCTCCAAAACTTGGGATGTTTTATAAAGGTGAAAATGTAAAACTGAAAATTGAAGCTACTGATATAAGTAAATGGAACTTTTTCAATGGCAACAGTATGGAAACTGTAGTTGATATTATAGTTGATTCAACTAGACCAGTTGCAAATGTCATAGCTAATACTTATGCTATTGTAAGAGGTGGTAGCGGTGTAGTAATAGTTGAAGTAAGAGACGAAAACTTAGAAGATATGTATTTAACTTTTAACGATATAGTAAGATTTGAATTAACTCCATTTTACAAAGAAGGTTATTATATTTCATTACTTGCTTGGCCTATGGAAATTGAGAGTTTTGAACAAGTATCTCTTATAGCAACAGATAAAGCAAATAATACAACTAAAACAAAAGTTCCATTATATATAAGAAATTACAATTATAAAACTGATGATCTAGAAATTACTGATAATTTCATTGAAAATGTTTCTACTATTGTTTTAGAAAATGCTAGAAAGCCAATAGATGAAGAGCCAATAAAAAGATTTTTAAGATCTAATATGGAACTTCGTGCTGAAAATATAAATACTATAAAAAAAGTGACATTAAACAGTATGGATGTTCGAAGAATTGATAAATTTGAAATAAATCCTTTTGTAAGACTTAGAAACTCTAAAACATTAGCTGGATATGGAGATAAGAGAAATTATTTTTATAAAGGTCAACAAATTGATACTCAATGGCACTTGGGTATTGACTGGGCTAGTGTAAGAAATGCTCCTATTCATACAAGTAATAGTGGTAGAGTGATCTATAAAGGATATCTTGGTATTTATGGAAATACACTGATAGTAGACCATGGTTTGGGGCTTGGTTCTTTATATGCACATTTTAGTAGTGCAACTGTTGATGAAGGTGATATGGTACAAGCTAATGCACATATTGCAAATACAGGTGCAACAGGGGCTGTTTTTGGTGACCATTTACATTTTGGTGTTTTAGTTCAAGGAAATGAGGTA contains:
- the nadA gene encoding quinolinate synthase NadA, which gives rise to MDLKEEILKLKEKLDVTVVAHFYQKDEVFELADITGDSLELAKKASTTNTEFIVFCGVGFMGQSVKIIAPQKRVLMPRIACCAMAKMIDVAYFDDNLAKLNSYGISNDDILPITYINSSAEVKARVGEMGGIVCTSSNAFKIIEQGLKSGKKIFFVPDRCLGQNFAIKMGLKSCVLGDGTDPKECDIICYDGFCSVHQLFTPEDIDFYRAKYPDIIVAVHPECDIKVVAKADFVGSTSQLIKFIKELPEDQKVVVGTEYNMVNRLREKNTYILSSTKPECPTMNETTLQDLYDTLKSIEDGKPTNEIFVDEKTVKYAKIALERMFEIS
- the nadC gene encoding carboxylating nicotinate-nucleotide diphosphorylase; its protein translation is MINIRKFVKQAIVEDNGRGDLFFDIAPKGRFTARAICKDEGILAGVKYARILARTEKFDCRFLKRDGDELKKGDIIAELEGKASILLSSERTFLNMLQHASGIATMANKYAKLIEDTGVALLDTRKTRPQLRDFEKYASRVGGAINHRLGLDDCLMLKDTHLKTIPDLKEFVKIARKRISWVTKIEIECETFDQVKLAMDAGADIVMCDNMSVEEIKAVVSFRNENYPHVLLEASGNINLDTIRDYASSGVDAISSGSIIHQATWLDFSMKFD
- a CDS encoding DHH family phosphoesterase, giving the protein MTQALELIKASKYILIVTHINPDPDTITSALAISNFLADERIKHTVYNRDIKKFQSLKFINRFEKITDIFPKFYDLIISVDCGDMKRFGFVPDSKIPIINIDHHVSNEDFGTLNLIESNRASTAELVYDFFEQNNIKITKNIAQALYVGIYSDTQGFSTSRTNKRTFDIISHLVECGVNAGETADLFLRKDSLAKYRVLPKVLDTLTLHKEGKVATIYVQEDTLARYGATLRECEDALNMVLNIAIVDVAMFFRVIGSKTRVSIRSKNDVDVSIIAHKFGGGGHKLSAGCSINTLDIQEAIQKVLGEINEEKEQYR
- a CDS encoding M23 family metallopeptidase; protein product: MRKKSNIGSYIFGTVFIVIIGALLYLFNSSSFEQNKPQVSIQKDIYWNLRDSLNFTITDDTGIKYYKITYMDGENEKVLDTKVLETPQTSIDLKIEPPKLGMFYKGENVKLKIEATDISKWNFFNGNSMETVVDIIVDSTRPVANVIANTYAIVRGGSGVVIVEVRDENLEDMYLTFNDIVRFELTPFYKEGYYISLLAWPMEIESFEQVSLIATDKANNTTKTKVPLYIRNYNYKTDDLEITDNFIENVSTIVLENARKPIDEEPIKRFLRSNMELRAENINTIKKVTLNSMDVRRIDKFEINPFVRLRNSKTLAGYGDKRNYFYKGQQIDTQWHLGIDWASVRNAPIHTSNSGRVIYKGYLGIYGNTLIVDHGLGLGSLYAHFSSATVDEGDMVQANAHIANTGATGAVFGDHLHFGVLVQGNEVNPLEWMDRSWIKTRITDIIDSAKKAIDTK